A single window of Synechococcus sp. CBW1004 DNA harbors:
- a CDS encoding NAD(P)/FAD-dependent oxidoreductase, which produces MADNAGRDLRTTVLVVGAGPAGGDLARRVASAGVSVLLVDQLADLSQAAFSSAALPISALERHGLPAAVVAHRWSRWQLHGPGEACREWRAERPLGVVLDFAALRRWLADEAVRWGARLQLGWRALDCRSQPDGTLLTRLRDRRGVVHHCRSRWVIDASGQGRALLGDPPDPADLVSGLGVEWLLEVGPSTWERWRDRLSFCLGTDWVPQGYGWIFPMQPGRLKVGVCRLQDPGRRQPPLAPLLEGLMQRQLVQQGETPRVLDRHGGLIRSSIRRREPHRRGRLVGLGDAVSTANLLGGEGIRHALTSSQVLAPLLLQAVAQEREEPLKAYAWQLRRRLGPRWSLSGRLACRTWLGLHDGRGDQHLARLLSGLEVCPAEDLSALLFEYRFERYGLRALPYLLGWR; this is translated from the coding sequence TTGGCAGACAACGCAGGCCGGGATCTCAGGACCACGGTGCTGGTGGTGGGGGCCGGGCCCGCCGGCGGTGACCTGGCTCGCCGCGTGGCGTCTGCCGGGGTCTCTGTGTTGCTGGTGGACCAGCTGGCTGATCTCTCCCAGGCCGCCTTCAGCAGTGCTGCCCTGCCGATCTCCGCTCTCGAGCGTCATGGTCTGCCGGCCGCTGTGGTGGCGCATCGCTGGAGCCGCTGGCAGCTGCACGGGCCCGGAGAGGCTTGCCGCGAGTGGCGCGCTGAGCGTCCGCTGGGAGTGGTGCTTGATTTCGCTGCCCTGCGCCGATGGCTGGCCGACGAGGCCGTGCGCTGGGGGGCCCGGCTGCAGCTCGGCTGGCGCGCGCTCGACTGCCGCAGCCAGCCCGACGGCACGCTGCTCACCCGTCTGCGTGATCGCCGCGGCGTGGTGCATCACTGCCGCAGCCGCTGGGTGATCGATGCCTCCGGGCAGGGGCGGGCGCTGCTGGGGGATCCGCCAGACCCTGCCGATCTGGTTTCAGGACTGGGTGTGGAGTGGCTTCTGGAGGTGGGACCCTCCACCTGGGAGCGCTGGCGTGATCGTCTGAGCTTCTGCCTGGGGACGGACTGGGTGCCGCAGGGCTATGGCTGGATCTTCCCGATGCAGCCGGGCCGGCTCAAGGTGGGAGTGTGCCGGCTGCAGGATCCCGGTCGACGGCAACCGCCTTTGGCGCCGCTTCTGGAGGGCTTGATGCAGCGGCAGCTGGTTCAGCAGGGTGAAACCCCGCGGGTGCTGGACCGCCATGGTGGCCTGATCCGCAGCTCGATTCGTCGCCGCGAGCCCCATCGTCGCGGTCGGCTGGTCGGCCTCGGCGACGCGGTGAGCACTGCCAACCTGCTGGGCGGCGAGGGCATCCGCCATGCACTGACCAGCAGCCAGGTGTTGGCTCCGCTGCTGCTGCAGGCGGTGGCGCAGGAGCGGGAGGAGCCTCTGAAGGCTTACGCGTGGCAGCTCCGCCGGCGCCTCGGACCGCGCTGGAGCCTCAGTGGCCGTCTGGCATGCCGCACCTGGCTGGGTCTGCACGACGGTCGCGGCGATCAGCATCTCGCGCGGCTGCTCTCCGGTCTGGAGGTCTGCCCCGCCGAGGATCTGTCGGCGCTGTTGTTTGAGTACCGCTTCGAGCGCTACGGGCTGAGGGCGCTCCCCTATCTGCTCGGTTGGCGCTGA
- a CDS encoding YggT family protein: MPLNALDFLLGVLAQTLSIYLLVLLVRVLLSWFPNLDWGNPVLSGVSAITDPYLNAFRGLIPPIGGLDLSALLAFLALQLLQSLIEGARMTLL; encoded by the coding sequence ATGCCCCTGAACGCACTCGATTTTCTGCTGGGAGTCCTGGCCCAGACCCTGAGCATCTATCTGCTGGTGCTGCTGGTGCGGGTGCTGCTGAGCTGGTTCCCCAACCTCGACTGGGGCAACCCCGTGCTCTCCGGTGTGAGCGCCATCACCGACCCCTACCTCAATGCCTTCCGCGGTCTCATCCCGCCGATCGGGGGCCTCGATCTCTCCGCGCTGCTGGCCTTTCTGGCGCTGCAGTTGCTGCAGAGCCTGATCGAAGGCGCCAGGATGACGCTGCTCTGA
- the pyk gene encoding pyruvate kinase → MRRTKIVATIGPATESPEVLRRLIEAGATTFRLNFSHGDHSEHATRIATIRAVAHEMGVHIGILQDLQGPKIRLGRFAEGPITLAKGERFSLTSRDVSCNREIATVTYDRLADEVTAGSRILLDDGRVEMLVESVDQPAQTLHCSVTVGGVLSNNKGVNFPDVQLSIRALTDKDRRDLTFGLQQGVDWVALSFVRNPSDMQEIRELIRSHGHTTPVVAKIEKFEAIDAIDAILPLCDGVMVARGDLGVEMPAEEVPLLQKELIRKANSLGIPIITATQMLDSMAGCPRPTRAEVSDVANAILDGTDAVMLSNETAVGDYPVEAVATMDQIARRIERDYPQRVIDTQMATTIPNAICQAVSTIARNLNAAAILPLTKSGSTARNVSKFRPSTPILAITSDVQVARQLQLVWGVNPLLVAEQANSGSTFNIAMGVAQSRGLLQEGDLVVQTQGTLEGVSGSTDLVRVGMVSAVLGRGRGIGRGSVNGKVRVARTPEEAASLENGEILVVRETSAAYLETIRRSRGVITEVEGRESHAAVIAERLGIPAVVGVSNATSFLRQGEIITLSVEEGLVHRGALSPIEMRGTPSF, encoded by the coding sequence ATGCGTCGCACCAAGATCGTGGCCACCATCGGGCCTGCCACCGAATCGCCTGAGGTGCTGCGGCGGTTGATCGAGGCCGGCGCCACCACCTTCCGTCTCAACTTCTCTCACGGCGATCACAGCGAACACGCCACCCGCATCGCCACCATCCGCGCTGTCGCCCACGAGATGGGCGTTCACATCGGCATCCTCCAGGATCTGCAGGGACCGAAGATCCGCCTTGGCCGCTTCGCCGAAGGCCCGATCACCCTCGCGAAGGGGGAGCGTTTCAGCCTCACCTCCCGCGATGTGAGCTGCAATCGCGAGATCGCCACCGTCACCTACGACCGGCTGGCCGACGAAGTGACCGCCGGCAGCCGCATCCTGCTCGACGACGGTCGAGTCGAGATGCTGGTCGAATCCGTCGATCAGCCCGCCCAGACCCTGCACTGCAGCGTCACCGTCGGCGGCGTGCTGTCCAACAACAAAGGGGTCAATTTCCCGGATGTGCAGCTCTCGATCCGGGCGCTCACCGACAAGGACCGCCGTGATCTCACCTTCGGCCTGCAGCAGGGTGTCGACTGGGTGGCCCTCAGCTTCGTGCGCAATCCCTCCGACATGCAGGAGATCCGCGAGCTGATCCGCAGTCACGGTCACACCACGCCGGTGGTGGCCAAGATCGAGAAATTTGAGGCGATCGACGCGATCGACGCGATCCTTCCTCTGTGTGACGGTGTGATGGTTGCCCGTGGTGACCTCGGCGTCGAGATGCCCGCCGAAGAGGTGCCGCTGCTGCAGAAGGAACTGATCCGCAAGGCCAACAGCCTGGGCATTCCGATCATCACGGCCACGCAGATGCTCGATTCGATGGCGGGCTGTCCCCGTCCCACCCGGGCCGAGGTGAGCGATGTGGCCAATGCCATCCTCGACGGCACCGACGCGGTGATGCTCTCCAACGAGACGGCGGTGGGGGATTACCCCGTCGAGGCCGTGGCGACCATGGACCAGATCGCCCGCCGCATCGAGCGCGATTACCCCCAGCGGGTGATCGACACCCAGATGGCCACCACGATCCCCAACGCCATCTGCCAGGCGGTCAGCACCATCGCCCGCAACCTCAACGCCGCCGCCATCCTGCCGCTCACCAAGAGCGGCTCCACCGCGCGCAATGTCAGCAAGTTCCGGCCCAGCACCCCGATCCTGGCCATCACCAGCGATGTGCAGGTGGCCCGGCAGCTGCAGCTGGTCTGGGGAGTGAACCCGTTGCTGGTGGCGGAGCAGGCCAACAGCGGCAGCACCTTCAACATCGCCATGGGCGTCGCCCAGAGCCGGGGGCTTCTCCAGGAAGGCGATCTGGTGGTCCAGACCCAGGGCACGCTGGAGGGCGTCAGCGGCTCGACCGATCTGGTGCGGGTCGGCATGGTTTCAGCGGTCCTGGGCCGCGGACGCGGCATCGGCAGAGGCTCGGTCAACGGCAAGGTGCGCGTGGCCAGAACCCCCGAGGAGGCCGCCTCCCTGGAGAACGGCGAAATCCTGGTGGTGCGCGAGACCAGCGCCGCCTACCTGGAAACGATCCGACGGTCCCGCGGCGTGATCACCGAGGTGGAGGGGAGGGAGAGCCATGCAGCGGTGATCGCCGAGCGCCTGGGCATTCCCGCCGTTGTGGGGGTGAGCAATGCCACCTCCTTCCTGCGGCAGGGAGAGATCATCACCTTGTCGGTGGAGGAGGGGCTGGTGCATCGCGGCGCCCTGAGCCCCATCGAGATGCGCGGCACGCCATCCTTTTAG
- a CDS encoding ABC transporter permease: MAPKLPPLETVGMALSTLRANRMRSLLTMLGIVIGNASVITLVGVGRGAQNLADSQLSSLGANVLFILPGRNDTRRQGIDVPKTLVLEDAEAIAEQVPSVRRVVPQITLSEVVQSGAQAVTSSISGVTPDFVPVRSFEVAQGRFLSESDVRSARSVVVLGPDLRDKLIPTGQAIGRQVRIRDQSFEVIGVMAPKGAVFGSNQDEAAYIPLTTMVSRLSGRDPTYGVVLSFISVEAVDEQRTSAANFQITNLLRQRHRILREDDFVVRSQKEAQSIVGTITGGLTLMLAAIAAVSLLVGGIGIMNIMLVSVSERTEEIGLRKALGARSTDVLLQFLVESMVLACAGGVVGSAVGISAVSLVALFTPLPAAIAPATVAGTVLLSGSIGLFFGVVPARRAAQLDPIVALRSL, translated from the coding sequence ATGGCCCCGAAATTGCCGCCGCTGGAAACGGTGGGTATGGCCCTGAGCACCCTGCGTGCCAACCGCATGCGCAGTCTGCTCACCATGCTGGGCATCGTGATCGGCAACGCCTCGGTGATCACCCTGGTGGGGGTCGGGCGTGGGGCCCAGAATCTGGCCGACAGCCAGCTCAGCAGCCTGGGAGCCAATGTGCTCTTCATCCTGCCGGGGCGAAACGACACCCGTCGTCAGGGCATCGACGTTCCCAAGACCCTCGTCCTGGAGGACGCCGAAGCGATCGCCGAGCAGGTGCCCAGCGTGCGGCGCGTTGTTCCGCAGATCACGCTCAGTGAGGTCGTCCAGTCCGGCGCCCAGGCCGTCACCAGCTCCATCTCGGGGGTCACACCGGATTTCGTGCCGGTCCGCAGCTTCGAGGTGGCTCAGGGCCGCTTTCTGAGCGAGAGCGATGTGCGCAGCGCCCGCAGCGTGGTGGTGCTGGGTCCGGACCTGCGCGACAAGCTGATCCCCACGGGTCAGGCGATCGGCCGGCAGGTGCGCATCCGTGATCAGTCCTTTGAGGTCATCGGTGTGATGGCCCCCAAGGGCGCGGTCTTCGGATCCAACCAGGATGAGGCGGCTTACATCCCGCTGACCACCATGGTGAGCCGGCTGAGCGGCCGCGATCCCACCTATGGCGTTGTGCTGAGCTTCATCTCGGTCGAAGCCGTGGACGAGCAGCGCACCAGCGCCGCCAATTTCCAGATCACCAATCTGCTGCGCCAGCGCCACCGCATCCTGCGGGAGGACGACTTCGTGGTGCGTTCCCAGAAGGAGGCCCAGTCGATCGTGGGCACGATCACCGGCGGCCTGACGCTGATGCTGGCCGCGATCGCCGCCGTCTCTCTGCTCGTGGGCGGCATCGGCATCATGAACATCATGCTGGTGTCGGTGAGCGAACGCACCGAGGAGATCGGACTCCGCAAGGCCCTTGGAGCCCGCAGCACGGATGTGCTGCTCCAGTTCCTGGTGGAATCGATGGTGCTCGCCTGCGCCGGTGGCGTCGTGGGCAGCGCCGTGGGCATTTCGGCGGTGAGCCTGGTGGCGCTGTTCACACCCCTGCCGGCAGCGATCGCCCCTGCCACCGTGGCAGGTACGGTCCTGCTCTCCGGCTCGATCGGACTCTTCTTTGGGGTGGTGCCGGCGCGCCGGGCCGCGCAACTGGATCCGATCGTCGCCCTGCGCAGCCTCTGA
- the ilvA gene encoding threonine ammonia-lyase, biosynthetic, with the protein MSEPLANPYGPQSFPLASPYLQRILRARVYDVAIESPLDPAPNLSRRLGNQVLLKREDLQPVFSFKLRGAYNRMARLSAAELERGVIAASAGNHAQGVALAAQRLGCRAVIVMPVTTPEMKVRSVAARGAEVVLHGDTYDEACTEAKRLEEIGGLTFIHPFDDPEVIAGQGTIGLEILRQCSEPPDAIYVAVGGGGLIAGVAAYVKSLWPRVQVIGVEPIDADAMTRSLACGERVRLEQVGLFADGVAVRQVGELTFELAREYVDAMVTVDTDEICAAIKDVFEDTRSILEPAGALAVAGMKKDVQARALSGRTLVAIACGANMNFDRLLFVAERAELGEEREALLAVEIPEGPGSLRRFCGLLGQHNLTEFSYRLADPQRAHIFVGVQISGRDDTTSLIAGLEQHGFPCLDLSDNELAKLHLCHMVGGRLPPGREGQPPAGKELLYRFEFPERPGALMAFVSALHPNWNISIFHYRNHGADVGRIVVGVQVPDAELEEWRRFLADLPYQHWEETDNPAYQLFLGEASPARPALAALAAS; encoded by the coding sequence ATGAGCGAACCGCTGGCCAACCCCTACGGACCGCAGAGCTTTCCGCTCGCCAGTCCCTACCTGCAGCGCATCCTGCGGGCCCGCGTCTATGACGTGGCGATCGAATCGCCGCTCGACCCAGCTCCGAACCTGTCGCGCCGGCTCGGCAACCAGGTGCTCCTCAAGCGCGAGGACCTTCAGCCGGTGTTCAGCTTCAAGCTGCGCGGTGCCTACAACCGGATGGCCCGGCTCAGCGCCGCCGAACTCGAGCGCGGTGTGATCGCCGCCAGCGCCGGTAACCATGCCCAGGGGGTTGCCCTCGCCGCCCAGCGCCTTGGGTGCCGCGCCGTGATCGTCATGCCGGTGACCACGCCGGAGATGAAGGTGCGATCGGTGGCGGCCCGCGGCGCCGAGGTGGTGCTGCATGGCGACACCTACGACGAGGCCTGCACGGAGGCGAAGCGGCTGGAGGAGATCGGGGGGCTGACCTTCATCCACCCGTTCGACGATCCGGAGGTGATCGCCGGTCAGGGCACGATCGGCCTCGAGATCCTGCGCCAGTGCTCGGAGCCCCCCGATGCCATCTACGTGGCCGTCGGGGGCGGCGGTCTCATCGCCGGCGTGGCGGCCTACGTCAAGAGCCTCTGGCCACGGGTGCAGGTGATCGGTGTCGAACCCATCGATGCCGACGCCATGACCCGCTCGCTGGCCTGCGGTGAGCGGGTGCGGCTCGAGCAGGTGGGCCTGTTCGCCGATGGCGTGGCGGTCCGCCAGGTGGGAGAGCTCACCTTCGAGCTGGCCCGCGAGTACGTCGATGCCATGGTCACGGTGGACACCGACGAGATCTGCGCGGCGATCAAGGACGTCTTCGAGGACACGCGCTCGATCCTGGAGCCCGCCGGCGCCCTCGCGGTGGCGGGGATGAAGAAGGATGTGCAGGCCCGCGCTCTCAGCGGCCGGACGCTGGTGGCGATCGCCTGCGGCGCCAACATGAACTTTGACCGGCTGCTCTTTGTCGCGGAGCGGGCCGAACTGGGCGAGGAACGCGAGGCGCTGCTCGCGGTGGAGATCCCGGAGGGACCCGGCAGCCTCAGGCGCTTCTGCGGCCTGCTTGGCCAGCACAACCTCACCGAGTTCAGCTACCGGCTCGCCGATCCCCAGCGGGCCCACATCTTCGTGGGCGTGCAGATCAGCGGTCGCGATGACACCACCTCCCTGATCGCCGGCCTCGAGCAGCACGGCTTTCCCTGTCTGGACCTCAGTGACAACGAGCTCGCCAAGCTGCACCTCTGCCACATGGTGGGCGGCCGGCTGCCACCCGGCCGTGAGGGGCAGCCGCCGGCGGGGAAGGAGCTGCTCTACCGCTTCGAGTTCCCGGAGCGTCCCGGTGCGCTGATGGCGTTCGTCAGCGCCCTCCACCCGAACTGGAACATCAGCATCTTCCATTACCGCAACCACGGCGCCGACGTCGGCCGCATCGTCGTGGGCGTGCAGGTGCCTGATGCCGAGCTGGAGGAGTGGCGCCGCTTCCTCGCCGATCTCCCCTACCAGCACTGGGAGGAGACAGACAATCCCGCCTACCAGCTGTTCCTGGGTGAGGCGAGCCCGGCGCGGCCGGCCCTGGCGGCTCTGGCCGCCTCCTGA
- the csaB gene encoding polysaccharide pyruvyl transferase CsaB produces MSARDSAVSPPRVLLCGYYGEHNLGDDALLEVLLRQLPQGWTPRITAFDQEQIRQRFQAEWPTLETVDRRSPRAVLQALAGCQALVLGGGSLLQDATSFRSLLYYAALILAARSRGLPVLLWGQGLGPLRRRRSRALARLLLGLVNGISWRDAASAHLAAGWGIRAAHGSDPVWGLEPLEWHGRGGPIVLCWRPVDQLDDAGWRQLLTALEQLAERTGRPVHWLPFHQHQDRDLLVELQRRRLVGEALRRRSVQVEAATPEQAMQHFQGASLVLAMRLHGLILAALAGSPCAALSYDPKVAAAAGALGCPCLELGELQPAELVAVEALLASWQPLLDQPGDPGRRERLRSDTRVHAELLQRLARSAS; encoded by the coding sequence TTGAGCGCCCGCGATTCCGCCGTCAGCCCGCCCCGGGTGCTGCTGTGCGGCTACTACGGCGAGCACAATCTCGGCGACGACGCCCTGCTGGAGGTGCTGCTGCGCCAGCTGCCCCAGGGCTGGACGCCTCGCATCACCGCCTTCGACCAGGAGCAGATCCGGCAGCGCTTCCAGGCGGAGTGGCCCACCCTGGAGACAGTGGACCGACGCAGCCCCCGTGCGGTGCTGCAGGCTCTGGCCGGCTGTCAGGCCCTGGTGCTCGGTGGGGGCAGCCTGCTGCAGGACGCCACCAGCTTCCGCAGTCTTCTCTATTACGCGGCTCTGATCCTGGCGGCCCGCAGCCGGGGATTGCCCGTGCTGCTCTGGGGCCAGGGCCTCGGCCCGCTGCGCCGCCGCCGCAGCCGCGCCCTCGCCCGCCTGCTGCTGGGGCTCGTGAACGGCATCAGCTGGCGCGACGCCGCCTCCGCTCACCTGGCGGCTGGCTGGGGAATCCGCGCCGCCCATGGCAGCGATCCGGTCTGGGGGCTGGAGCCGTTGGAGTGGCATGGCCGGGGCGGCCCGATCGTGCTGTGCTGGCGTCCGGTCGATCAGCTTGATGACGCTGGCTGGCGCCAGCTGCTCACAGCGTTGGAGCAGCTGGCGGAACGTACAGGCAGGCCGGTGCACTGGCTGCCCTTCCATCAGCACCAGGATCGCGATCTGCTGGTGGAGCTGCAGCGGCGCCGCCTGGTGGGCGAGGCGCTGCGGCGCCGCAGCGTGCAGGTGGAAGCCGCCACGCCGGAGCAGGCGATGCAGCACTTCCAGGGCGCTTCCCTGGTGCTGGCGATGCGCCTGCATGGCCTGATCCTGGCGGCCCTGGCCGGCAGCCCCTGCGCCGCACTCAGCTACGACCCGAAGGTCGCCGCCGCCGCTGGGGCCCTCGGCTGCCCCTGCCTCGAGCTGGGCGAGCTGCAGCCGGCTGAGCTCGTCGCCGTTGAGGCGCTGCTGGCCAGCTGGCAGCCGCTGCTGGATCAGCCTGGCGATCCGGGCCGGCGCGAGCGGCTGCGGTCGGACACCCGCGTCCACGCCGAGCTTCTGCAGCGGCTGGCTCGCTCCGCCTCCTGA
- the psaK gene encoding photosystem I reaction center subunit PsaK, protein MFAPLLAIAPATVTWSPKVALVMIVCNVIAIAIGKATIKQPNVGLQLPSPSLFGGFSHGAMLGTTALGHLIGMGAIQGLAARGVL, encoded by the coding sequence ATGTTCGCTCCTCTGCTGGCCATCGCCCCCGCCACCGTCACCTGGTCTCCGAAGGTGGCTCTGGTGATGATCGTCTGCAACGTGATCGCCATCGCCATCGGCAAGGCGACGATCAAGCAGCCCAACGTCGGTCTGCAGCTGCCCAGCCCCTCCCTGTTCGGCGGCTTCAGCCATGGCGCCATGCTCGGCACCACCGCCCTGGGCCACCTCATCGGCATGGGTGCCATCCAGGGCCTGGCTGCCCGCGGCGTGCTCTGA
- the dxs gene encoding 1-deoxy-D-xylulose-5-phosphate synthase yields MHASELSHPNQLHGLTVAELEAIARQIREKHLEVVSTSGGHLGPGLGVVELTLALYQTLDLDHDRVVWDVGHQAYPHKLVTGRWNNFHTLRQKDGVAGYLKRCESRFDHFGAGHASTSISAALGMALARDQRGEDFKCVAVIGDGALTGGMALEAINHAGHLPKTRLLVVLNDNDMSISPPVGALSTHLNRMRLSKPVQFLQGNAEEAIRSLPFLHGELPAELQNLKESLRRLAVPKVGAVFEELGFTYMGPVDGHDIGAMIRTFQAAHREEGPVLVHVATTKGKGYAYAEADQVGYHAQSAFDLATGKAYPSSKPKPPSWSKVFGQTLVKICEQDPRVVGITAAMATGTGLDILEKALPKQYFDVGIAEQHAVTMAAGMACEGLRPVVAIYSTFLQRAYDQLIHDVGIQNLPVTFVLDRAGIVGADGPTHQGQYDISYLRAVPNFTVMAPKDEAELQRMLVTSIDHDGPCAIRFPRGEGEGVPLMEEGWQPLEIGRGEVLAEGEDLLIVAYGSMVYPAMSTAGLLQERGVRATVINARFLRPLDEALIAPLARRIGRVVTMEEGALPGGFGAAVVEALNDQEVLVPVLRLGIPDVLVDHASPDQSKQALGLTPPQMAERILERFAASLARLPRQAVAARA; encoded by the coding sequence ATGCATGCAAGTGAGCTGAGCCACCCCAATCAGCTGCACGGGCTCACTGTCGCCGAGCTGGAGGCGATCGCCCGCCAGATCCGGGAGAAGCACCTCGAGGTGGTCTCCACCAGCGGAGGACATCTCGGGCCCGGTCTCGGGGTGGTCGAGCTGACCCTCGCCCTCTATCAGACTCTCGATCTCGACCACGACCGGGTGGTCTGGGATGTGGGACACCAGGCCTACCCCCACAAACTGGTCACCGGCCGTTGGAACAATTTTCATACCCTCCGTCAGAAGGATGGCGTCGCCGGCTATCTCAAACGCTGTGAGAGCCGCTTCGATCACTTCGGTGCCGGCCATGCCTCCACGTCGATCTCGGCGGCTCTGGGCATGGCCCTGGCCCGTGATCAGCGCGGCGAGGACTTCAAATGCGTGGCCGTGATCGGAGACGGCGCCCTCACCGGCGGCATGGCCCTGGAGGCGATCAACCACGCCGGCCATCTGCCGAAGACGCGCCTTCTGGTGGTGCTGAACGACAACGACATGTCGATCAGCCCCCCGGTGGGAGCCCTGTCCACCCACCTGAACCGGATGCGGCTGAGCAAGCCGGTTCAGTTCCTGCAGGGCAACGCCGAGGAGGCGATCCGCAGCCTTCCTTTCCTGCATGGTGAGCTGCCCGCTGAGCTGCAGAACCTCAAGGAGAGCCTGAGGCGCCTGGCGGTGCCGAAGGTCGGAGCCGTGTTCGAGGAGCTGGGCTTCACCTACATGGGGCCGGTCGATGGCCATGACATCGGCGCCATGATCCGCACCTTCCAGGCGGCCCACCGTGAGGAGGGGCCGGTGCTGGTGCATGTGGCGACGACCAAGGGCAAGGGCTATGCGTACGCCGAGGCCGACCAGGTGGGATACCACGCCCAGAGCGCCTTCGATCTCGCCACCGGCAAGGCCTATCCCTCCAGCAAGCCCAAGCCGCCGAGCTGGAGCAAGGTGTTCGGCCAGACCCTGGTCAAGATCTGCGAGCAGGATCCGCGGGTGGTCGGGATCACCGCCGCGATGGCCACCGGCACCGGCCTCGACATCCTGGAGAAAGCCCTGCCGAAGCAGTATTTCGACGTCGGCATCGCCGAGCAGCACGCCGTCACCATGGCGGCGGGCATGGCCTGCGAGGGCCTGCGGCCGGTGGTGGCGATCTACAGCACCTTCCTGCAGCGCGCCTACGACCAGCTGATCCACGACGTCGGAATCCAGAACCTGCCCGTCACCTTCGTTCTCGATCGCGCCGGCATCGTCGGCGCCGACGGCCCCACCCACCAGGGCCAGTACGACATCAGCTATCTGCGCGCCGTCCCCAACTTCACGGTGATGGCGCCGAAGGATGAGGCCGAACTGCAGCGCATGCTGGTCACCTCGATCGACCATGACGGGCCCTGTGCCATCCGCTTCCCCCGCGGCGAGGGCGAAGGGGTGCCGCTGATGGAGGAGGGCTGGCAGCCCCTGGAGATCGGCCGGGGCGAGGTGCTTGCCGAGGGTGAGGACCTGCTGATCGTGGCCTATGGCTCGATGGTCTATCCGGCCATGTCCACCGCCGGGTTGCTGCAGGAGCGCGGGGTGCGCGCCACGGTGATCAACGCCCGCTTCCTGCGGCCGCTGGATGAAGCGCTGATCGCGCCCCTGGCCCGCCGCATCGGCCGGGTGGTGACGATGGAGGAGGGCGCCCTGCCCGGAGGCTTCGGCGCTGCCGTGGTGGAGGCCCTCAACGATCAGGAGGTGCTCGTGCCGGTGCTGCGCCTCGGCATCCCTGATGTGCTCGTCGATCACGCCTCGCCGGATCAGAGCAAGCAGGCCCTCGGTCTGACCCCGCCGCAGATGGCGGAGCGGATCCTTGAGCGCTTCGCCGCCTCCCTTGCCCGTCTGCCCCGCCAGGCGGTGGCGGCCCGCGCCTGA
- a CDS encoding DUF3593 domain-containing protein, protein MNELPMSLLQRLGSIDPTPLFVLSLLPYLAFLWWASRLPAFPRLALRGFQFTLVFVAVTIAAAIVALRVYGRQLADVDPLHGGAEALLTLSNLLVVLGFTLTSGRAGPDPGPPGDR, encoded by the coding sequence ATGAACGAGCTGCCCATGTCGCTGCTGCAGCGGCTCGGGTCGATCGATCCGACCCCCCTGTTCGTGCTGTCGCTGCTCCCCTACCTGGCCTTCCTGTGGTGGGCGTCTCGGCTGCCGGCGTTCCCGCGTCTGGCCCTGCGCGGTTTTCAGTTCACGCTCGTCTTCGTGGCCGTGACGATCGCCGCCGCGATCGTGGCACTGCGCGTCTATGGCCGGCAACTGGCCGATGTCGACCCGTTGCACGGCGGCGCCGAGGCCTTGCTCACCCTCAGCAACCTGCTGGTGGTGCTGGGCTTCACGCTCACCAGCGGCAGAGCTGGGCCGGATCCCGGCCCGCCCGGCGATCGATGA
- a CDS encoding nucleoside triphosphate pyrophosphohydrolase family protein produces MDLRTYQQRSRATARYPQVGANPIYPTLGLCGEAGEVADKVKKVLRDREGVFDGAVIDDLRLELGDVLWYVAQLATELELDLAEIAEANLAKLASRAARNVIAGSGDRR; encoded by the coding sequence ATGGACCTGCGCACCTATCAGCAGCGTTCAAGGGCGACGGCGCGCTACCCCCAGGTGGGAGCGAACCCCATCTATCCCACCCTGGGACTCTGCGGTGAGGCCGGGGAGGTGGCCGACAAGGTGAAGAAGGTGCTGCGCGACCGCGAGGGTGTCTTCGATGGCGCCGTGATCGACGATCTGCGCCTGGAACTCGGCGACGTGCTCTGGTACGTGGCCCAGCTGGCGACGGAGCTGGAGCTCGATCTGGCCGAGATCGCCGAAGCCAATCTGGCCAAGCTCGCCAGCCGTGCCGCCCGTAACGTGATCGCAGGCAGTGGCGACCGGCGTTGA